The DNA region GCTGCGCGAGGCGGGTCGCCGGGTGCCCGAGGACGTGGCGGTGGTCGGCTTCGAGGACGCCCCGATCGCGCGCCAGTCGGATCCACCGTTGACCACCGTGTACCAGCCGGTGGAGGAGATGGGCCGGCAGATGGCGCGGCTGCTGCTGAGCCGGATCCGCCGGGACGAGCTGCAGGTCCCGTACGTCCTGTTGGAGACCCATCTGGTCCCGCGCGCATCGGCCTGACTGTTTCGCCCTTCCGGCGTAGGCGGCAGGTGTTCCTACGGGTGATTTCCGCCCGGGTCATGCCATCGCAACAGGGATGAAATGGTCATCGGGCAAGCTGGTTGACGACCGGGGGAGGGCCGGCCTGCGCGACGGGAGGACTGACATGTTGCTGAGGGTTCGCGTGACCCTGCCCGACCGGCCCGGTGCGCTCGGCCAGGTGGCCCGCACGCTCGGTGTCGCAGGTGCCGACATCGTCCAGGTGACGGTGCTGGAGCGGCTCGGTGGCCGGGCGGTGGACGACTTCACCGTCGTCTGGCCCGGAGCGGCCCGGGTCGACCGGCTGCTCGCCGGTCTGGCGGCCATTCCCGGCGTCCAGGTCGACGGGGTGTGGCGCGCGATCGGTACGCCCGTCACCGGTGGGCAGGACGCCGAGTTGCTGGCCCAGGTGGCGGGTAACCCGGTCGACGGGCTGGCCACCCTGGTCGACGCCGTACCCGGTCTGCTCGCCGCCGACTGGGCCGCCGCCGCCGTGGTGCCGGCGGACTGGGCGATCCGCAGCGGTGCCCGGCAGTCGTCCGGTGCTCCCGCGCCCGCGACGTCGACCTCGTACGACTTGGCCGGTCCGGACGGGCCGGGCCGCTCGGGCGAGGGCTTCGTCGCCGGGCTGAGCGTGCCGGTCGACGAGCCACCGTCCGCAGGCGCGCCGGCGGTGGCGTACGCCAGTTGGCGTGCCCCGGTGCCGCTGCGGCTGCCCGAGGTCACTCCGCTGCGCGCACGCCCGATGGACGGCCCCGACGGGGTCCGTTACGCCTCGGTGCCGTTCGGTCGCGCGGGCCTGGTCCTGATCGTCGCCCGGTCCGACGGCGACGGGCTGCCGGCGGCCGCCTTCCACATCACCGAGGTGGACCGGATCGCGCAGCTGGTGCGGGCCGCCACGGTGATCCTCGGCGACCGGCTGGACCTGGTCGGCGCCGACCCGGTCGTGGTCCGGCGCTGACCGGGGCCGGTCGCGGCCAGCCACTGCGAGAAGTCATCGCCGGGCAACCTGAGGGAAACAGCATCGCGGCAAGCTGGGATGTGGGCGCAGTGCGGCGCTGAGGTCAGCGGGCACCGGGCACCATGCGGGAAGGGAGCAGCCGATGGCGCTGTGGCGGATTCGAGCGACGGTGGACGACCGGCCGGGTTACCTGGCCGTGCTCACCGCCAGCCTGGCGTTGCGTGCGGTGAAC from Solwaraspora sp. WMMD791 includes:
- a CDS encoding amino acid-binding protein — protein: MLLRVRVTLPDRPGALGQVARTLGVAGADIVQVTVLERLGGRAVDDFTVVWPGAARVDRLLAGLAAIPGVQVDGVWRAIGTPVTGGQDAELLAQVAGNPVDGLATLVDAVPGLLAADWAAAAVVPADWAIRSGARQSSGAPAPATSTSYDLAGPDGPGRSGEGFVAGLSVPVDEPPSAGAPAVAYASWRAPVPLRLPEVTPLRARPMDGPDGVRYASVPFGRAGLVLIVARSDGDGLPAAAFHITEVDRIAQLVRAATVILGDRLDLVGADPVVVRR